A stretch of DNA from Uranotaenia lowii strain MFRU-FL unplaced genomic scaffold, ASM2978415v1 HiC_scaffold_816, whole genome shotgun sequence:
ATAAGAACcttgatttcaaaaatactttttttaatatttgtcagaaaaattctgaattttcattACTAATTGtcatccaattttcaaaaactttacgaaaataataagaaataaactcttaaattcattttacctcagaaaaatgtagATTGTGTGGCCTtaagtaatttatgaaaatctattTGCATTCCGAATtaaggattttgaaaaacaagaaacacaaaataaaatagaggctgaaattggtttctcaaagaatatttcatatccaCATGAAAATTGTAATgatataaacgatttttttttccaagttatGGATAATACATTTATGTATGAACATACATTTCTaagtaaaaaacaaaatattagagACGACGTATGGTTCATGACacagttttgagttttaatacaaaaggtttattcaattgcaaattgaaatggagagttaaaaattaatttcaatacttGAACGTCATAGATTAACATTGAAAGAAATGTCTCAGGCCTGGAGTGAGATAGAATTAAataccgccggaggcgagccaaatttttTACATGTCTGCTAACATtgttttttaaacaccttttctatttcttgaactgaaaatttcacttgtaaaaaatctccataggggggagggggttaaacccctaacccCCCCTCCTCTCCCCGCCCCGTTCGCGCACTGCCTTGGCGCCTGTTTATAGCAGAATCTTATGACATaagagtatttttctgagtgtagggaTTCCACGAATAAAAATTTGTAAGCATTCCGTTTTTATCAAATCTAAGGATTTGAGAGGTTTGAAATCTGACCACGCTGCTTCGCGGGGTTTCCTAAGTATCATCGAAACTTGAATTGTTTAAAAGGAATCCAAAATTGGACTCCTGAAATCAATAACCCGTCTCTTAAAACcttcatgtgcaaatttcctTCTCAATCAAATGTCCTGTCTGACATTTTCGAATACCTAGCAATATAAATATCTTACTAAGCACGCACTACATACCTGAATTTACGGTGTCCTTGTTTACTTTTGCTAATATTTTCAGCATGTGATACtacttcaaaatttggaaatgcaCTTTTCTTCTCGTGTTTGGCACTATTTTTAACGATTCTTGCATGCACGGAGTGTTCACGATTGGATTGATGCCGACCAGCACCACGATTTCGACCTGTTTGCATGCTCACgggtttaaagtttttttcaaacaaaggaTCTGTCCGCTTCGCTTCAATTTTATGGCGACCAGTTTCCAAATGATGCTTATGGCGCACGTGGTGCGCTTTTGACAGTGCGTTCATCTGATGTGTGTAATTACTTTTAGCACTATAACTCAATAGACCGACAGAATCAAGAGTGGAATGTGTCGAAGCTAAATTAAATGACTCATCATTGCCATCATTATTAATGATACTGTTGCCAATGATGCGATTGGCACCGACGGAGATTACacaaaattttgtgtttgtGTATAAATTGaagagaataaaataaaatgtaaaaattttcgtGACTCCGAGTGATGATCTCATGATAGAACACTTTGGTATAATTTGTAGACCAAGACATTGAAATTCTTTCACTTCAACTAAAACTTTTGACTATGCTAACCAATGGAAATTCTTATTTCGTGAAGCCTCTCAAATAACACCTCTGTTGATGCCGAcagtattcttttttattttcgtttttcctTTTCTCAATCACGTCAGCACACTgcacattttatttttactttttagttaTTTGACTCTTCTCAAACATTTCGTGTGAGCCCTcatttgttgataatttttctcCGTTTCCGAAAACGCACCGTGTGAATGATATAAAACAATCATTCTTAATAGGCCTTAGAAGCGTTTAATTATGATTCGTTTTTACACTGATTTCCTTCTTCTTTCCCCAGTTATTTGATCGCAGAGGATAAATTTTCAGCCTttctttggtttctttcagCAGCATCCACACCTCGCTCAATGAAAAGAGAATTCATTGCTTCTTCACTTGAGCTCAATACAAAGCACGGCCTTGTAGTGTATGcggaaaaagattaaaaaacattTGTGCAAATACTTCGCTCTCTTATTTAAGGAGTGGATTTGAGCATCTCAAAACTTGTATTCAAACTATCACTCAATAAACGTTTTAACTAATTTAAGATATGAATGAACACTTCAATACAGTATCGGTTATGGCATTTGTAAATATCCACGATCTTAACCGCTTGAAAGGCAACGTTAAACTGAGAGCAAGAAACGTACATCACTCTGAGCAGTTCGCGCCCTTGCGCCTGCACATTCATTGAGAAGGCAAACAGATCCCGGCTTCTCACAGCCATATGATCGATGCCTTTTTTCTGTTGTTGAGatcgttttcgtttattgaactCATAAATCATAGGCGTTAAACTCAAGCTATAAGAAGCTGTGAAGTTCTCTGAA
This window harbors:
- the LOC129760898 gene encoding uncharacterized protein LOC129760898 isoform X2, encoding MRSSLGVTKIFTFYFILFNLYTNTKFCVISVGANRIIGNSIINNDGNDESFNLASTHSTLDSVGLLSYSAKSNYTHQMNALSKAHHVRHKHHLETGRHKIEAKRTDPLFEKNFKPVSMQTGRNRGAGRHQSNREHSVHARIVKNSAKHEKKSAFPNFEVVSHAENISKSKQGHRKFRSSSSHNHIVPGHHQKDTNVKDDRVDQQTIVEHLVVKNDQAVAKELTEQNNNEQYRVGWK
- the LOC129760898 gene encoding uncharacterized protein LOC129760898 isoform X1 is translated as MRSSLGVTKIFTFYFILFNLYTNTKFCVISVGANRIIGNSIINNDGNDESFNLASTHSTLDSVGLLSYSAKSNYTHQMNALSKAHHVRHKHHLETGRHKIEAKRTDPLFEKNFKPVSMQTGRNRGAGRHQSNREHSVHARIVKNSAKHEKKSAFPNFEVVSHAENISKSKQGHRKFRSSSSHNHIVPGHHQKDTNVKDDRVDQQTIVEHLVVKNDQAVAKELTEQNNKYYNRNYFEVLLNNFKANSPYYKPLNAVNNTELAGSSAEYDDYEDYDDDYYYEDYEYDEDETQGDAAYGTTKNSILIEGISEPASTISSVFKHSTKGSSNSTKTLDKVRTKIIFHDCTTCLISFF